The Acropora muricata isolate sample 2 chromosome 5, ASM3666990v1, whole genome shotgun sequence genome includes a window with the following:
- the LOC136917304 gene encoding uncharacterized protein, translating to MIGLMVASFPGVMYGPLYYRQLEIEKVVALKQNQGNFEASKILSDMARSDLHWWIENITDASNTAVRSNCQLIVYSDASLTGWEGVFNSITTGGQWTEDESQNHINYLEILACFLTLKAFCSQIKNCHVKAMIDNTTAVSYINSMGGRSLTCNQITRELWVWCASHRIWLSAAHIPGKENVLADKESRKKDSDTEWKLNPELFSRIATLWGPVSIDLFASRLNYQLKPFVSWRPDPEAMAIDAFSLDWRGLCFYAFPPFSLINRVLQKVEQDQSQGIIIVPMWTTQVWFPRLLHLLIDFPVTIPKGPTTLLLPFNREKAHPLQKKLTLLACKLSGIPSQQEAFRKKLPKSYCNPGERVHTNNIPSTSGNGCCFAVQGVLIHTNQLQHKR from the coding sequence ATGATTGGCCTTATGGTTGCAAGTTTTCCTGGGGTGATGTATGGACCCCTCTACTACAGACAACTAGAAATTGAAAAGGTAGTCGCTCTGAAACAAAACCAAGGCAATTTTGAAGCCAGCAAGATCCTCTCAGACATGGCAAGATCTGACCTTCATTGGTGGATTGAAAATATTACTGACGCATCGAACACTGCTGTGCGCAGTAATTGCCAACTCATAGTCTATTCCGATGCATCTCTGACTGGTTGGGAAGGAGTTTTCAACTCCATAACAACCGGGGGACAGTGGACTGAGGATGAATCACAAAATCACATTAATTATCTTGAAATCTTAGCATGTTTTCTTACTTTGAAGGCATTCTGCTCACAAATCAAGAATTGCCATGTGAAAGCTATGATTGATAATACAACTGCTGTTTCGTATATTAATAGCATGGGGGGCCGAAGCCTCACCTGTAACCAAATTACCCGGGAACTATGGGTTTGGTGTGCCAGCCATAGAATATGGCTGTCTGCAGCACACATTCCTGGAAAGGAAAATGTCTTAGCAGATAAAGAATCCAGGAAAAAAGATTCTGACACAGAGTGGAAACTCAATCCCGAACTATTTAGTCGTATTGCAACACTTTGGGGCCCTGTTTCAATCGATCTTTTTGCCTCCAGGCTAAACTACCAGTTAAAACCTTTTGTTTCCTGGAGGCCAGATCCAGAAGCAATGGCTATTGATGCTTTCTCTCTTGATTGGAGGGGCctatgtttttatgcatttcccCCTTTTTCCCTAATAAACAGGGTACTTCAGAAAGTGGAACAGGACCAGAGCCAGGGTATAATCATTGTGCCAATGTGGACCACTCAAGTTTGGTTCCCCAGATTGCTACACCTTTTGATAGACTTCCCAGTTACTATTCCAAAGGGACCAACAACACTGCTCCTTCCTTTCAATCGGGAGAAAGCACATCCTCTTCAGAAGAAACTCACCCTTCTGGCGTGCAAATTATCAGGAATTCCCTCACAGCAAGAGGCATTTCGCAAAAAGCTGCCAAAGTCATATTGCAATCCTGGAGAGAGAGTACACACAAACAATATTCCGTCTACCTCAGGAAATGGGTGCTGTTTTGCAGTTCAAGGGGTTTTGATCCATACAAATCAACTTCAGCACAAGCGTTAG